One Triticum dicoccoides isolate Atlit2015 ecotype Zavitan chromosome 5B, WEW_v2.0, whole genome shotgun sequence genomic window carries:
- the LOC119308834 gene encoding uncharacterized protein LOC119308834 — protein MKNKNGRRRRNKAARKEASAGNGEGDRLSKLPNDLLLNILERVDTLDAIRACVLSKQMLKLPTMLSQFFLSFDSIPAYHDKARVSSLSLSDVFRTNSAVAHVTDNILTTRSPEITISKLKIRFILMQPDSLTIGKSVASAMATQKVDAAEFEIVTEKPYKICSSADLLHHGKQFNDFVCACPNAFAGLRRLWLRNMRFGALDIPNILTTCKLLESLRLTHCDSGIHSVLQVEHAQLVELLVDYGQFERVELICLPKLKHVAYTNWSSCEDPMYFGFVPQLSKLSLTKIGVRSEKNIELSQLLANVPSISELHLDFRSEKNWIIPECPKLLASVLSKLQHVNLDHLPEGCDLAWTMFILEAAPSLKELCITVWDHWCIIFTDKEFRKENGFCDKADVKWKPYAPNFKHKNLVKLTIYGFQPDDNFVRYIRCVVEAAVNVAEISLYDRVVCGRCGDLDPEIKDMVCPSRYPWTAEERTQATEDLGLPSRAAVHFRS, from the exons ATGAAGAATAAAAATGGTCGTCGCAGACGCAAT AAAGCAGCTCGCAAGGAAGCTAGTGCTGGCAATGGAGAAGGAGACAGGCTTAGCAAGCTGCCCAATGACCTTCTGCTCAACATTCTTGAGAGGGTGGACACGCTTGATGCAATAAGGGCCTGCGTCCTGTCCAAGCAAATGCTTAAGCTACCCACCATGCTCTCGCAGTTCTTCCTAAGTTTTGATTCCATTCCAGCTTACCATGATAAAGCTCGTGTTTCCAGCCTCAGCCTGAGTGACGTGTTTCGAACCAACAGTGCTGTGGCTCATGTTACAGATAACATCTTGACCACAAGGAGCCCGGAGATCACCATCAGCAAACTCAAAATCAGATTTATCTTGATGCAACCTGACTCTCTCACTATTGGCAAATCTGTGGCCAGCGCCATGGCAACACAGAAGGTTGACGCTGCTGAGTTTGAGATTGTAACAGAGAAGCCTTATAAGATCTGCTCTTCCGCCGATCTCCTCCACCATGGGAAGCAGTTCAATGATTTTGTTTGTGCTTGTCCAAATGCATTTGCTGGCCTTAGGCGCCTGTGGCTGCGCAATATGAGGTTTGGTGCACTGGACATTCCCAACATCCTCACCACATGCAAGCTCTTGGAGTCTTTGCGTTTAACCCATTGCGACTCAGGGATCCATTCTGTGCTGCAAGTAGAGCATGCTCAACTTGTTGAGCTCTTGGTTGATTATGGGCAGTTTGAGAGAGTTGAGCTGATATGTCTACCAAAACTCAAACATGTGGCCTATACTAATTGGTCCTCTTGTGAAGATCCCATGTATTTTGGTTTTGTGCCACAGCTTTCAAAGCTGAGCCTTACTAAAATTGGCGTCCGTTCAGAAAAGAATATTGAGTTAAGTCAGCTACTTGCTAATGTTCCTTCCATAAGCGAACTACATCTGGATTTTAGAAGTGAAAAG AATTGGATTATCCCAGAATGCCCGAAACTGCTCGCGTCTGTGCTCAGCAAACTACAGCATGTGAATCTGGACCATCTTCCTGAAGGATGTGATTTAGCTTGGACAATGTTTATCCTTGAAGCTGCTCCCTCCCTAAAAGAGCTGTGCATCACAGTATGGGATCATTGGTGCATAATTTTCACTGACAAAGAGTTCCGGAAGGAAAATGGTTTCTGCGATAAGGCAGACGTGAAGTGGAAGCCATATGCCCCTAATTTCAAGCATAAGAATCTGGTTAAGCTCACCATCTACGGCTTCCAGCCTGATGACAACTTTGTGCGATATATCAGGTGTGTCGTGGAAGCTGCGGTTAATGTGGCAGAGATATCTCTGTACGACAGAGTGGTGTGTGGGCGCTGTGGTGACTTGGATCCTGAGATCAAGGACATGGTTTGTCCATCAAGATATCCATGGACTGCTGAGGAGAGGACACAAGCAACTGAGGATTTGGGTTTGCCTTCGCGTGCTGCGGTTCACTTCCGGTCCTAA